Proteins encoded within one genomic window of Pigmentiphaga sp. H8:
- a CDS encoding ABC transporter substrate-binding protein gives MKKIAALALTGLIAAWSVPASAQQVIRVGWLIPAEEAKYWMMKRPAEFPQLGSKYKIEWVQFQGTSPVMQAFAAKAVDCGTQTPLSVGQGLIEAKVQTSIIAQHVFETPTSFSVYWAVKDDSPIKSVKDLKGKRIGVSVLGAGVYAPLVQMLEKNGLDPKTDVKLIETGFAPSEDAIRSGRVDAGVLNQPFAARAEAKGGLRKLFSVADQQPNFVHILEACRKDFVDQNPELVKAYIRDLTSAMGKVLANRPETLKVVSEVTRAPVSVLDTYLLKGNDFARDPGMAPNFPAIQSLLDSFTQAGLMSQKVDVASFKNGDIHAPIK, from the coding sequence ATGAAGAAAATCGCAGCGCTTGCCCTGACCGGCCTCATCGCCGCATGGTCCGTTCCCGCTTCCGCGCAGCAGGTGATCCGCGTGGGTTGGCTGATTCCGGCCGAGGAAGCCAAGTACTGGATGATGAAGCGGCCCGCCGAGTTCCCGCAGCTGGGTTCGAAGTACAAGATCGAGTGGGTGCAGTTCCAGGGCACCTCGCCCGTCATGCAGGCCTTCGCCGCCAAGGCGGTGGACTGCGGCACGCAGACGCCGCTGTCCGTGGGGCAGGGCCTGATCGAGGCCAAGGTGCAGACCTCGATCATCGCCCAGCACGTGTTCGAGACGCCTACCAGCTTCTCGGTGTACTGGGCCGTCAAGGACGATTCGCCCATCAAGTCCGTCAAGGACCTGAAAGGCAAGCGCATCGGCGTGTCGGTGCTGGGGGCGGGCGTCTATGCGCCGCTGGTGCAGATGCTGGAGAAGAACGGCCTCGACCCCAAGACCGACGTGAAGCTGATCGAGACCGGCTTCGCGCCGTCCGAGGACGCCATTCGTTCGGGCCGCGTGGACGCCGGCGTGCTGAACCAGCCCTTCGCGGCGCGCGCCGAGGCCAAGGGCGGCCTGCGCAAGCTGTTCTCGGTGGCCGACCAGCAACCGAATTTCGTGCACATCCTGGAAGCGTGCCGCAAGGACTTCGTGGACCAGAACCCCGAGCTGGTGAAGGCCTACATCCGTGACCTGACCTCCGCCATGGGCAAGGTGCTGGCCAACCGTCCCGAGACGCTGAAGGTCGTGTCCGAAGTGACCCGGGCGCCCGTATCCGTGCTGGACACCTACCTCCTCAAGGGCAACGACTTCGCCCGCGATCCCGGCATGGCCCCCAACTTCCCGGCCATCCAGAGCCTGCTCGACAGCTTCACGCAGGCGGGCCTGATGTCGCAGAAAGTGGACGTGGCCTCGTTCAAGAACGGCGACATCCACGCCCCGATCAAGTAG
- a CDS encoding NAD(P)-dependent oxidoreductase, giving the protein MSSTARLGYLGMGLMGLPMSLRLRAAGCELAVWNRSAAKAEPARAAGARVAASPADVAREADIVFMCLTDAAAVEDVVFGANGLASVPGQGKVVVDFSSITPAATRDIGARLAAANGMRWMDAPVSGGTKGAEEGSLAIMAGGSQEDYDRVRPYVAQMAQRFTLMGPLGAGQTTKLCNQIIVGGTMAILAEATRLAANSGIDPMLLPQALAGGFADSKPLQLFLPRMAQGIHNPPIGHTYTMLKDLDSVVELARQTGTPVPMTAVASQMFRLVNATRGPESEALEIYKLSESR; this is encoded by the coding sequence ATGAGTAGTACGGCACGATTGGGATATCTGGGCATGGGCCTGATGGGCCTGCCCATGTCGCTGCGGTTGCGGGCGGCGGGTTGCGAGCTGGCTGTCTGGAACCGGTCGGCGGCCAAGGCCGAGCCGGCCCGGGCGGCTGGCGCGCGCGTGGCGGCCAGCCCCGCCGACGTGGCGCGCGAGGCCGATATCGTCTTCATGTGCCTGACCGACGCCGCCGCGGTCGAGGACGTGGTGTTCGGCGCGAACGGGCTGGCATCCGTGCCCGGCCAGGGCAAGGTGGTGGTCGATTTCTCGTCCATCACGCCGGCCGCCACGCGCGACATCGGGGCCCGGCTGGCCGCCGCCAACGGCATGCGCTGGATGGACGCGCCGGTGTCGGGCGGAACCAAGGGCGCCGAGGAAGGTTCGCTGGCCATCATGGCGGGCGGCAGCCAGGAAGACTACGACCGCGTGCGGCCCTACGTGGCGCAAATGGCCCAGCGCTTCACGCTGATGGGGCCGCTGGGGGCGGGGCAGACCACCAAGCTGTGCAACCAGATCATCGTCGGCGGCACGATGGCCATCCTGGCCGAGGCCACCCGGCTGGCGGCGAACTCCGGCATCGACCCGATGCTGCTGCCGCAGGCCCTGGCCGGCGGCTTCGCCGACTCCAAGCCATTGCAGCTGTTCCTGCCGCGCATGGCGCAGGGCATTCATAATCCCCCCATCGGCCACACCTATACGATGCTCAAGGACCTGGACAGCGTGGTCGAACTGGCCCGCCAGACCGGCACGCCGGTGCCGATGACCGCGGTCGCCTCGCAGATGTTCCGGCTGGTCAACGCCACGCGTGGCCCCGAGTCCGAAGCGCTCGAAATCTACAAGCTCAGTGAAAGTCGATGA